From uncultured Desulfobacter sp.:
AGCTTAGGGTGTAGCCCATTTCAAGAGCCAGGGGCTCCGCCCAGGACTGCCCCAGCTGTTCCTGATTCGACCCCAGAATGTCGGGTGAAATGCTGTATTTGAATATTGGCGCGTTATAATTGCTGATATCCAGGGCGGTGTAATGAATGCCTCCGCGGCGTTCGCCGAAAATGAGCAGTTTTTTATCCGCCGTGTCGTCGTTATTGTCATCATCATAGTGGTAATAGACGGGGGTACCGTCAACGAAATATTTCAGACTAGTGGGAGAGTTCAGAAGGTTCAGGTCGCCCAGGAGGTCCTGGGGAATAAATCCCCACATTTCCTCTCCGTCGTCATCATCAAAACAGTGCAGCATGCCGTCATTGGCCCCGGCATAGATCATAGACTCTGTATCATAATGTACCACCACCGGTTGGGAGTGCAGCAAACTGCCCAGTGGCCAGTCATTCGACACGCCGTTACGCACAGCATCTATAACCGTGGTGGTCAGATCGGTATAGGTGCCGTCCGTCAGGGCAGTATTGGTGGTGACAAACAGATTGTTTGTGTCTGTCAGCGTCGAGGTTGTTCCGGTATAGGTGTAAATATTCCTCTCCGTTGTCCGATCTCGCAGAACTTCACCGGCGCCACCCGCGGTCACCGAGGGACCATCCATTGTATTATTCCAAAATGAGACAGCATTGTTCACAACCGTGCCGCCGCTTTCGATGGCGTTGCCGTTCTTGTCCTGAATGACGCCGTCATCGGTTATGGCATATTTTTTCAGATTACCGTACCAGTTGCCGCTGTTGGTGGGTTGAAACAAGCCGTAATAGACAAAGTTGCCGGCATAGGCCTTGTTCGCACGGCTGACCGGTACTGCCGCTGCGGTAAAGACTTCATTCTGTTCCGAAATATTAATGATAATGTTATTCAAGGCCTGGCTGAGTTGTGCTGCGCTCGAAGTCTGAGAGTAGTCGCCGCCACCGCGGTTTGCCGTGCTGGTGAGTAGGGTGGCATCCACTTCCTCTGTGAAACCGATAGTATAGGTTGTAATCGTTTGGTCCTCAAAATCACCTGTTTCCCCAAGACCAGAGCGTACATCGGTGTTTTGGAGAAACTCCGCAACATCATCCAGATAACTGCTGTTGCCGTCGGAAGTGCTTTCTGTCAGATTTTCATCGAGGATGTAGTTGAAATCTGCGAATTTGTCATCGTCCTGGGTCGGTTCGCCGTCAGTGACCAGGATGATGTAGTTTTTCTGGCAGCGGTATTCTATGGGGCTGTCATTATTGTAGTCTTGGCAACTTGTGTTTTCATCCGTACAGGAATGATTGTAGTGGCCCAACGGATAACCGGTTTTGGCGGAATTGAACCAGCTCTGTTTACCTGCAAAATAGAGCCCGGCTTCAGCCAGGGTTTCCGCAAGGGGGGTGTTCGTATCTGATTTCAACAAACCGACGGCACCATAGTTGGATTGGTCCGAATCTGCCATGGCATCCGTCTCGGGATCGAAATCGCCGATCAGCGTATTCAAAGATGATCCGCATTGGGCAACAATATAGCCGCCGTTGCCATAATAGTCACTGTAACTGTTAGCATAATTGTAGTAGGGGTAAGCGCTATCTTCGTTAAACGCCATCAGCCCGAAATTGACATTTTCGATGTTATTGTAAATCAGGTTGGCAACGACTTCTTTGGCAACTTCCATACGGGAACGATCTTCACCCTCTGCTCCGCCGGTGGCCAGAAAATTAAGATAGTTCCCCAAGGCATAATCTGTGTTGCTTCCACTCCCCGAACAATTCACAAACGCACCGCTTTTATACAATTTGCCATACCAGTGGCCATCGCTGAGAAGATCCTCTTTGGCACTGTTGCATTGCCAATTGGAAGAGTTGATATCGTCAAAGTAGAGATTCCATGTCACCCCGATTTTTTCCGAATGGCATACATATACATTTCGTCTCTTCTTTTTGCTCCATTTCCAGCCACAGACCTCTTGATATACATCTTCCTGGGCATAAACTGCATCGCCGGTGTAGTCGCCTGTATATGGAGGTGAATACGGATCTGAGGGGACATCTTCTGTTCCCATACTTCCGGAGTTGTCCAGAATAATGAGCACATTGGGTTTAAGGTCAATATTAGAGATGCCGTAAATATCGACATCTTCCGCAAAGGCACACGATGTCCATGCGATTAGGCACAATAGACATAACAATTTGGGTTTCATCTTTTTCCTCCTGGCCGGCCTGAAGCCGTTTAAGGATGTGTTATTGGTCGACCTGTTTACGGAACGAGTCGGTTAGCGTCCGAAAACTCCAGAGGCTGGCTGATTGCGTTTCTGGATAGAACCTAATCATATTTGTTAAACACCTTGTAAACACCTTCCTGCAAAATAACCTTGCGATCATCGTCGACGGAATAGGCGGTAATGGTAAAACGGCGGATTTCAAAATTTTTGGGGTCGTAACCGCTTCCCGGCAGGGGTTTGTCGCGGTGATCCAGAGCCGGTATCTGGTTGGCCGGGTGGTCGACGGCGCTGCCGAAGTCGGCCAGGTCTTCCCAGTTGCTGATGTCGGTACCGCTTGAAACATTGTTTCTGACCCTGTAACTGCCGATAACCTGGCCATTTTTGATGATTTCACTGACATCAGTAATGCCGTTACCATTGGCATCGGTTCCCGCCTGCGGAAAATAAGCGGTATTTTCATTTGATGTCAGGTAAGCAGTCGTCAGCCAGGTTCTGTAATTGAGCTTCCCGACAGCCAAGCTCATTTCCTGGTTATAGAAATCCGTTCTGTAAATACGGTCATTCCCGGTTATCTGCAGTTCCACGCTGGTTGTATTCAGCGCCGCAAGACCGATGACAGTCAGCAAGACCAGAAAAAGCATTACGGATATCAAAGCAAAACCTTTTTGGTTGTTCATATGATTAATCGGCTTCATATGTCCCTCAATTCGTTGGATATATTCTGAAAAAAAGCTCACACTATTGCGCCTTGACAGCCGAAAGACTGAAACTTTTCAGTTCGCCTTTTCGATTCCAGAACACTGTAACGTCGATTGTTTTACTGTCCGTGACCGGAGTATTGTCGGTGATCTGCCAATAAGCATGACAGAGGTTGTCGCTATCCGCCTGATGGCCATCCGCAGTAATACCAGTACCATCAGGCAGCGTATAGGCATTGTTGTTGGTCGATTTAAGCTTGTCGTCGCCATAGTCCCAGGACAACATTTGTTCAATCTGGTCACTGCCGAACACCGTGGCTCCAGTTAGTTGATTGGCCACGCTGTTGCCCCGAATAGCCGATAACTGCATCAAACCAATACCGAGAATACCGACGCTGAAAATCATCAGCGCAATAAGCACTTCAATAAGAGTGAAACCCGCATCATTATGTATTTGCTGCTTATTCACAGGTCAAATCTCCGTATTTCTGAGGTAGACGGTTACAATCCGGAAGCGGCGTCTGAACCCGTCATTGTAGGGTCCCCAGGCAGCACCGGATGCGGACGTGTAGGTCATGTTATTGGAAAAATTACGGTCACGCTTCCCCACGCGGGCTAGAATAGAAATCTGTACTGTTTTTATATCATTCGGATCAGTCACCACAGCGCCGTCGGCGTCAAGATAGCGAAATTCCAGCGCTTCAATATTTTCTGCAATGACACGCTTTGTCGAAGCGCTGTCGCCGGCTTGCCTGCCAATATCATTGTCTCCATCGCCATAGGCATCATATAAATCAAAGGTAATGGTTTGTAATTCGCCCGTTTCGTCCGCACCGGTGGAGGTGTCGTTGTCACCATCGGCATTGTCGTTATCTAACTTGTCATCATCAGCAACATAGGTAAAAACAACACTGGTCGGATTTGTTGTTTCAATACCTGCCGTTCCTGAGCTGTAAGGGTCGTATCCTGCCATGCGCAGTTCCTGGGTCATATAGCTGATTCCGGCACGCAGGTTTTGCTGCATTTCCACCACTTGATCCTGGGCTAAGTAACTAGCCTGTTGGGATGTGAACTGTGCGTAAACTCCTCCCAAAAGAATACCGGAAATGGCAAGGGCGATGAGAACTTCAATCAGGGTAAAGCCGGCATTTTCCCTGCATGGCGATATATATTTTTTCATTATTTTTGCACCTGTTACTGGTTTCATCACTCCCAATTTGTCCCGTCATGACTTCTTTGTATTTTTGGATATCCTGAATTAGACAAACCCATCTTATACCAGACGGAATTATTGTTTCTTAATGTTGCAGAACCTGTCCTGTTGCCAAGGGGGAATCCACGGGAATTATAGCCGGTCCTTGGTGAACCTTGAAAGCTGGCTGCGTCAAGTGTGCAACCTGGGGGCATTGTAACCGCAAATAATGTATCTTCCCCAGTGTCGTGTACTGCGTTATCAGCTTTTGTTCCGGCACCATCATCAAGAAAGACCGTATATCCTCCCCCTTGGGCCGGAAAAATTACCGTTGAAAAAGTAATGCCTATACTGCAATTGCGTTTAAGCGCTTCAGACTTGGCTTTCTGCATATTGGAATAGAGTTCACGTGCCGCGGCTTTTAAGCGATAATTCGGCAACCATGATATGACATTTGGGATTGCAACAGCCACGAGGATTGACAAAATCCCTAATACAATAATGGTTTCCAACAGCGTAAAACCTGTAACGGTTTTTAATATTTTATTATTATTCATGAACGTCTTCAGATAAAATTAAAATTTGAGTGTTTCATGTTTTGTTGTACCCAGCAAGGCATGGCCGTATTCTGGGAAGCTGGCCTGCCCCTACAATAATTCATACCCGTCATGATCTTCCCAACGGCTTCCTCAGCCCCTATAATAAAGGGATAATTCAGCTAAAGCAATCTTATATCAGGGGGTAGGGTGAACGTCAGGGCAAATGCATTAAAATTTCGGTTCTAATAAATTCAATTAGGTCACAAAAAGTCATTTCAGCTTTTATTCTCTTTTCAAAAAGTTCTATTTTTTAAACTTCTAAGTAACTAAATATTTTAATTGTAAATTTAATTGGTTATAAAATCGGTTTCAGCGCGGGTGAATGGGACGCTATTAAATTTATAATAACAAAAATCATGCCAAAATTAAAAATTATGCCTATTTTAAATACGTTTGCCCTGGCGGAGATAGGCTTTCCCTTGATTCTCTTGAAAGCCGGTTTTCCATTGGAATAAATAAAATTGATTATATTTCATCATTTTGGTTTTATTTCAGTGTATTGCGTTTTTAAATTTAAATCCTATTCAACACGCCTGATTACCAAACAGGCTCTTAAATCATTGACAGAGCCTGCCGAATCAAGTATTTGACATTTCAGTGAATCACGGGGGTGCTTTCGTAAAAGCTGAGAGAAGTTCGTTCAAAACTTCAACCCTTGGAACCTGATCCGGTTCGTACCGGCGTAGGAAACGTGATTGAAGCTTTGGCATAGAGCTTGTCTGTCATTTTCCGGCCTTTTCCGTTTCAGTTTCCCTCCCATAAAAATAAATATAAAACAGGAGATGTACACATGTCACAGTCATATACGACTCAGATGGATGCAGCCAGGAAAGGCATTCTCACCCCGCAGATGGAGCAAGTACTCGCCAATGAACCTATTTCAAAACAGGAGCTGATGGAGGGCATTGCCCAAGGCCGAATTGCTGTCCCTGCAAATAAACATCATTTAAACCTGAAAGCAGCAGGTGTGGGAAAAGGGCTTAAAACCAAAATTAACGTAAATTTAGGCGTATCCAAAGATGTCTGCTGTTTTGATTCGGAAATAAATAAAGCGCGGTTGGCCATAGAGTACCAGGCAGATGCCGTCATGGACCTGAGTGTATCCGGTGACACTGAAAAATTTCGAAAACGTCTGGTGGAACAAATTCCTGTGATGATCGGTACGGTGCCCATTTATGACACCTTAACCCGTACCGGAAAGCCCACAGAGGATATAACCCTGGAAGATTGGTTTGAAACCGTTGAGATCCATGCCGCCAACGGGATTGATTTTATTACCATCCATGCCGGACTCAACCAAAAGTGCGCCCAAAGCATCAAAACCAATCCACGATTGTGCGGAATTGTCAGTCGGGGCGGGGCTATCCTGTTCGAATGGATGGAAAAAACCGGCAATGAAAATCCTTTTTATGAACACTTTGACCGGCTCTTGGACATCT
This genomic window contains:
- a CDS encoding prepilin-type N-terminal cleavage/methylation domain-containing protein → MKKYISPCRENAGFTLIEVLIALAISGILLGGVYAQFTSQQASYLAQDQVVEMQQNLRAGISYMTQELRMAGYDPYSSGTAGIETTNPTSVVFTYVADDDKLDNDNADGDNDTSTGADETGELQTITFDLYDAYGDGDNDIGRQAGDSASTKRVIAENIEALEFRYLDADGAVVTDPNDIKTVQISILARVGKRDRNFSNNMTYTSASGAAWGPYNDGFRRRFRIVTVYLRNTEI
- the thiC gene encoding phosphomethylpyrimidine synthase ThiC, with the protein product MSQSYTTQMDAARKGILTPQMEQVLANEPISKQELMEGIAQGRIAVPANKHHLNLKAAGVGKGLKTKINVNLGVSKDVCCFDSEINKARLAIEYQADAVMDLSVSGDTEKFRKRLVEQIPVMIGTVPIYDTLTRTGKPTEDITLEDWFETVEIHAANGIDFITIHAGLNQKCAQSIKTNPRLCGIVSRGGAILFEWMEKTGNENPFYEHFDRLLDICQAHDVCISLGDGLRPGAIKDSTDAPQIEELITLGELTKQAWEKNVQVMIEGPGHVPLHEIEMNMQLQKKLCHNAPFYVLGPLVTDIAPGYDHITSAIGGALAAMHGADFLCYVTPAEHLRLPTADDVKEGIMASRIAAHAGDLAKGLKDAEIIDHKMSKARGDLDWEGQFDCALDPGKARSFRKSSQPEEEEVCTMCGDFCAVKRVGALLK
- a CDS encoding PilC/PilY family type IV pilus protein, with the translated sequence MKPKLLCLLCLIAWTSCAFAEDVDIYGISNIDLKPNVLIILDNSGSMGTEDVPSDPYSPPYTGDYTGDAVYAQEDVYQEVCGWKWSKKKRRNVYVCHSEKIGVTWNLYFDDINSSNWQCNSAKEDLLSDGHWYGKLYKSGAFVNCSGSGSNTDYALGNYLNFLATGGAEGEDRSRMEVAKEVVANLIYNNIENVNFGLMAFNEDSAYPYYNYANSYSDYYGNGGYIVAQCGSSLNTLIGDFDPETDAMADSDQSNYGAVGLLKSDTNTPLAETLAEAGLYFAGKQSWFNSAKTGYPLGHYNHSCTDENTSCQDYNNDSPIEYRCQKNYIILVTDGEPTQDDDKFADFNYILDENLTESTSDGNSSYLDDVAEFLQNTDVRSGLGETGDFEDQTITTYTIGFTEEVDATLLTSTANRGGGDYSQTSSAAQLSQALNNIIINISEQNEVFTAAAVPVSRANKAYAGNFVYYGLFQPTNSGNWYGNLKKYAITDDGVIQDKNGNAIESGGTVVNNAVSFWNNTMDGPSVTAGGAGEVLRDRTTERNIYTYTGTTSTLTDTNNLFVTTNTALTDGTYTDLTTTVIDAVRNGVSNDWPLGSLLHSQPVVVHYDTESMIYAGANDGMLHCFDDDDGEEMWGFIPQDLLGDLNLLNSPTSLKYFVDGTPVYYHYDDDNNDDTADKKLLIFGERRGGIHYTALDISNYNAPIFKYSISPDILGSNQEQLGQSWAEPLALEMGYTLSSTYNTKDVLLMAGGYDINQDALPTDTDPPEATDATGRAVYAVDAQTGALFSNFLFSHDNYSAMTHSIIAVSGFENPKSTTTTRVYAGDMNGNMFAFRDDIFHRNTVSSLADNFDGLYDGQEDGSWAQKLKLYSIPGRKIWYAPNIVNEYFLVDFTYPAGEISETEDVVVSEKRVGDYVFFGTGDRAHPERTDLLNKFYAIKNNWQWYSESPTIVEAYIDINDAGKVKTKNADGYSVTIVDWDEDTVDTGLYILDVTYDLIQNNETDADLSQKITAYVKNAINHKNNRGWFIRLEEEDGSQVGEKIASSPLIYDGVVYFSTYVPGDEEKDDSDDPCAVSGAGGNGYLYALGYEYGGAAINFDDDDDDDDDDGEEVLERQDRRKKLKSKGIPSQPVLVIHEGKPTIITGFETTDPVTPAGLERAFWRQLNN
- a CDS encoding prepilin-type N-terminal cleavage/methylation domain-containing protein, which encodes MNKQQIHNDAGFTLIEVLIALMIFSVGILGIGLMQLSAIRGNSVANQLTGATVFGSDQIEQMLSWDYGDDKLKSTNNNAYTLPDGTGITADGHQADSDNLCHAYWQITDNTPVTDSKTIDVTVFWNRKGELKSFSLSAVKAQ
- a CDS encoding GspH/FimT family protein, coding for MNNNKILKTVTGFTLLETIIVLGILSILVAVAIPNVISWLPNYRLKAAARELYSNMQKAKSEALKRNCSIGITFSTVIFPAQGGGYTVFLDDGAGTKADNAVHDTGEDTLFAVTMPPGCTLDAASFQGSPRTGYNSRGFPLGNRTGSATLRNNNSVWYKMGLSNSGYPKIQRSHDGTNWE
- a CDS encoding pilus assembly PilX N-terminal domain-containing protein; amino-acid sequence: MNNQKGFALISVMLFLVLLTVIGLAALNTTSVELQITGNDRIYRTDFYNQEMSLAVGKLNYRTWLTTAYLTSNENTAYFPQAGTDANGNGITDVSEIIKNGQVIGSYRVRNNVSSGTDISNWEDLADFGSAVDHPANQIPALDHRDKPLPGSGYDPKNFEIRRFTITAYSVDDDRKVILQEGVYKVFNKYD